A single Sporosarcina sp. FSL W8-0480 DNA region contains:
- a CDS encoding cold-shock protein translates to MEQGTVKWFNAEKGFGFIEREGGEDVFVHFSAIQGDGFKTLDEGQSVTFDVEQGQRGLQAANVQKA, encoded by the coding sequence ATGGAACAAGGTACAGTTAAGTGGTTTAACGCAGAAAAAGGTTTTGGATTCATCGAGCGTGAAGGTGGAGAAGACGTATTCGTACATTTCTCAGCAATCCAAGGCGACGGATTCAAAACTTTAGACGAAGGTCAAAGTGTAACATTCGACGTTGAACAAGGACAACGTGGCCTACAAGCTGCTAACGTTCAAAAAGCTTAA
- a CDS encoding ABC transporter ATP-binding protein: MAILAVQDLSKVYKNHQVLDKISLTIDAPGIWALVGPNGVGKTTFLNVITNILPATSGAVELVGKTNKDSSVFKEVAFLQDNTVLFDYLSGYDHLKYICDVQKIHKKRIKEVTEYVGMESYLKKTVGNYSLGMKQHLLLAMALINEPKLLLLDEPLNGLDPTSAILMRGILMELAKKGTTNLLSSHNLSEIDRVTKQILFLKDGKLTEVDMNDFEKTYYEFHLSNHGLAHRMLKEHGYEVEIASERIRIQLGNEQLDKVIELIKSEEIQILDIQKEITGSEKLYKEIFSGAKT, from the coding sequence ATGGCTATTTTAGCTGTTCAGGATCTATCGAAAGTTTATAAGAATCATCAAGTGTTAGATAAGATCAGTCTTACGATTGATGCACCTGGGATTTGGGCGTTGGTTGGTCCGAATGGGGTAGGGAAAACGACGTTTCTAAATGTTATTACAAATATTCTTCCAGCTACTTCAGGTGCTGTTGAATTGGTGGGGAAGACGAATAAAGATTCATCCGTATTCAAGGAAGTTGCATTTCTTCAGGACAATACGGTCTTATTTGATTATTTATCGGGGTACGATCATCTTAAATATATATGTGATGTGCAGAAGATCCATAAAAAGAGGATCAAAGAAGTGACGGAGTATGTCGGCATGGAAAGCTATTTGAAAAAGACGGTCGGCAACTATTCTCTTGGGATGAAACAGCATTTGCTGTTAGCGATGGCGCTCATTAATGAGCCGAAACTATTGCTTTTAGATGAACCATTAAATGGCTTGGATCCGACAAGCGCCATTTTAATGCGGGGAATATTAATGGAACTTGCTAAGAAAGGTACGACCAACCTATTATCGTCACATAATCTATCGGAAATTGACCGTGTGACAAAACAGATATTATTCCTAAAAGACGGGAAATTGACTGAAGTCGATATGAATGACTTTGAAAAAACCTACTATGAGTTTCATCTTTCCAATCATGGGCTTGCTCATCGTATGTTGAAAGAGCATGGGTATGAAGTGGAAATTGCTTCGGAGAGAATCCGTATTCAATTGGGGAATGAACAATTGGACAAGGTAATAGAACTAATCAAATCTGAAGAGATTCAAATTTTGGATATCCAAAAAGAAATAACAGGTTCGGAAAAACTATATAAAGAGATCTTTTCAGGAGCCAAAACATGA
- a CDS encoding YheC/YheD family protein, which produces MKKSLGKWEQNLILKQQPLLARHLPETTVYSEDNLNELLNRHQSVYVKHDTSGQGRAIVNIRKSLGGHYFVNGYTIQGKRVKKRFTRVQEIKQLLHPFLKLGRESGLYIIQEDVKSHTLNGQPFAIRVHVQKLRGEWIVGGMFATCANFGRSADSGIANPYRDAKVVTISNVLSQTVLQNKQEETIKKLEELAIAASKKIHSVLPCREYGVDFGINHVGKPVIFEVNTTPGIDEFALIENMAIWKRIVGIRRIQNKYMALNAKRNWKSM; this is translated from the coding sequence ATGAAGAAATCATTGGGCAAATGGGAGCAAAATTTAATCTTAAAACAACAACCATTACTTGCAAGACATCTTCCTGAAACCACTGTATACAGCGAAGATAACTTGAACGAATTATTGAATCGCCATCAATCTGTATATGTGAAACACGACACATCGGGACAAGGTCGAGCTATCGTAAATATTCGGAAAAGCCTCGGCGGGCATTACTTTGTGAACGGGTATACGATTCAAGGGAAACGCGTCAAAAAAAGATTCACAAGGGTGCAAGAAATTAAACAACTGCTTCATCCATTTTTAAAGTTGGGTAGGGAAAGCGGACTTTATATTATTCAGGAGGATGTAAAAAGCCATACTCTTAATGGACAACCTTTTGCAATTCGGGTTCATGTACAAAAGCTTAGGGGCGAATGGATTGTCGGCGGGATGTTCGCAACGTGCGCGAATTTCGGACGTTCGGCAGATAGCGGGATAGCGAATCCGTATAGGGACGCCAAAGTAGTGACGATTTCCAATGTATTATCACAAACCGTGTTACAAAACAAACAAGAGGAAACCATTAAAAAGTTAGAAGAACTTGCAATTGCGGCATCAAAGAAAATCCATTCCGTCTTACCATGTAGAGAATATGGGGTTGACTTCGGGATCAATCACGTGGGGAAACCTGTCATTTTCGAAGTGAACACGACACCAGGAATCGATGAATTCGCGCTCATCGAGAATATGGCAATTTGGAAACGAATTGTCGGGATACGAAGAATACAGAATAAATATATGGCATTGAATGCTAAAAGAAATTGGAAATCAATGTGA
- a CDS encoding DUF2935 domain-containing protein, producing the protein MAYTDNYERDTYGIIAFWLRNDYDHGRFFDREISHYETELARANLNNIERLGKVWEKAEKKQGDIGTLLIEAQHATSEFHSLLAYTMDKSLHCDVIISTPVSLIDHMVRESEESQRVYKLIESGTKISPSDAIIHECVFWLRQMADHLGYILHYSDVSNYDVNFQVMQMMQKFERLYMQAVALQTMIRTPRKETLPILTQFKNVIIKEAKSLEAFKLEIDELIKTCAIATTSPPDLLEHIAREAHHLWRNLEEDRIT; encoded by the coding sequence ATGGCGTATACGGATAACTATGAAAGGGATACCTATGGGATCATTGCTTTCTGGTTACGGAATGATTATGATCATGGCCGGTTTTTTGACAGAGAAATAAGCCATTATGAGACGGAATTGGCACGTGCAAATCTGAATAATATTGAGCGCTTGGGCAAAGTATGGGAAAAGGCGGAAAAAAAACAAGGAGACATTGGTACATTGCTTATCGAGGCCCAGCATGCGACAAGCGAATTTCACAGTCTTCTTGCCTACACGATGGATAAGTCCTTGCATTGTGACGTTATTATTTCGACACCAGTGTCGCTCATTGACCACATGGTACGGGAATCTGAAGAGTCCCAAAGGGTTTATAAATTAATTGAAAGCGGAACTAAGATTTCACCTTCGGATGCAATTATTCACGAGTGCGTTTTTTGGTTAAGGCAAATGGCAGATCATTTAGGCTATATTCTCCATTATTCGGACGTATCGAATTACGACGTAAATTTCCAAGTGATGCAGATGATGCAAAAGTTTGAGCGTCTGTATATGCAGGCAGTTGCACTACAAACAATGATTCGTACTCCAAGGAAAGAAACTTTGCCGATTTTAACACAATTTAAGAATGTGATTATTAAAGAGGCCAAGAGTCTGGAAGCATTTAAATTAGAAATTGATGAACTCATTAAAACATGTGCAATCGCTACGACATCACCGCCGGATTTGTTGGAACATATAGCGAGGGAAGCACATCACCTATGGAGAAACTTGGAGGAAGATAGAATTACGTGA
- a CDS encoding FusB/FusC family EF-G-binding protein translates to MKNKQFLRNDQYNFIKRQVQQLVNGNTMVNDKHVIGALESLSIEKVNDLFTEMTDEQKEVLNKIVEISDKEEAEQYLFDLESYVIPFTKPSEQRLKKLFPKVKKMKLPTDGDYKKMSFLSFDDIGTKKRHIITPSQKGIIGLSGTYEEMNVKQICSICNRFTHVCMFMTKTKGDIIGTYTRKGNYICHDAADCNHHLTTLDKLYEFVDNIK, encoded by the coding sequence ATGAAGAATAAGCAATTTCTAAGAAACGATCAATATAATTTTATTAAAAGACAAGTACAACAACTTGTTAATGGCAACACGATGGTTAATGATAAACATGTCATTGGCGCACTTGAATCACTATCTATTGAAAAAGTGAATGATTTGTTTACGGAAATGACAGACGAGCAAAAGGAAGTCCTCAACAAAATTGTAGAGATTTCGGATAAAGAAGAAGCCGAACAATACCTATTCGATTTGGAATCCTACGTCATTCCGTTCACCAAACCTTCGGAGCAAAGGCTTAAAAAGCTATTCCCGAAGGTGAAAAAAATGAAGCTGCCCACTGACGGCGACTATAAGAAAATGTCCTTTTTAAGCTTCGATGATATCGGAACGAAAAAAAGACATATCATCACACCAAGTCAAAAAGGCATAATCGGACTATCGGGTACTTACGAGGAAATGAATGTAAAGCAAATATGTTCAATTTGTAACCGCTTCACGCATGTCTGTATGTTCATGACAAAAACAAAAGGCGACATCATCGGCACTTATACAAGAAAAGGGAACTATATCTGCCACGACGCCGCAGACTGCAACCATCATTTAACGACGTTAGATAAATTATATGAATTCGTAGATAACATAAAATAG